The proteins below are encoded in one region of Bacillota bacterium:
- a CDS encoding helix-turn-helix transcriptional regulator: MSMELLFENRKLIGKNILNIIKDNGYTKSSFSRLTNISRPTLDKLIKGEVDSLATFKTHVRKILETQGMDEEQLLNYVPKYNAKKELVFALSDNAPENHALNPKAQEMFGILEDIVHMYELYYN, translated from the coding sequence ATGAGCATGGAATTATTATTCGAAAATCGAAAACTAATTGGCAAAAATATATTAAACATCATTAAAGATAATGGATATACAAAGTCTTCCTTCTCAAGGCTTACTAATATTTCAAGACCTACTTTGGATAAATTAATAAAAGGAGAAGTTGACAGCCTTGCCACATTTAAAACTCATGTTCGAAAAATCTTGGAAACACAGGGCATGGATGAAGAACAACTACTAAACTATGTTCCAAAGTATAATGCAAAAAAGGAACTTGTTTTTGCACTGTCTGACAATGCTCCAGAGAATCATGCCCTGAACCCTAAGGCTCAAGAGATGTTTGGTATTTTAGAGGATATAGTTCATATGTATGAACTGTATTACAATTAA